GGCCATTCGACCAGCAGCCAACACTCTGGGGCGGTGCCGTGAACCGCTACGGCTTTGTTGCCGCCGTTAGATTGGGTGAGCCGCCGTCGCAGGTGACCCAGGAATTGTAGCTTCTCTGGCCCAGTAGGACTCCTCGTACTCCGCCGGCGGGACCATCCCCAGGGTGGAATGCAGCCGGTGGTGGTTGTGCCACTGCACCCACGCCATGGTCGCGAGTTCGACGTCGACGATCGACTCCAGGTTCTGTGCGGTGAAGATCCGGGAGCCGATGCACTCGGTCTTGTCCAGCCCGTTGCTCGACTCCATCAGCGCATTGTCGTAGGCATCACCCACACTCCCGATCGACGGGGTGATGCCCTGCAGGGCCAGGTTCTCAGTGAATTTCACCGCGGTGTGACTTGCTGCCCGCATCCGAGTGGTGCGTCAGCTCACCACGGACAACGGGACGCTGGGTGCGGTCACGCTCCCACAGCGCCGGGTACCGTGGGATACGCACCAGTTCGACTCCGCGGGAGGTCTGCGCGTGCCAGCCGACGATGCGCTGCGAGTACACGTCAACGATGAAGGCCACATAGACCCAGCCCGAACCGGTGCGGGCGTAGGTGAAATCGGCGACCCATACCCGGTTGGACGCCTCGGCGGTAAAGTTCCGGTTCAGCAGGTCAGGGGCACGGTCCCCGGACCCGGGAATCGTGGTCCGCACCGTGGTCCGGCGCCTGAAGATACCGTTCATCCCGGCCAGGCGCATCAACCGGCCGACGGTGCAATGCGCCCTCGCATGACCCTGCCGACGCAGGTGGGCGACCATCTTGCGCCGCCCGTACAGGGATTCCGGTGCGTCCCGAAGCTCGTAGAGGGCGTTGAGGATCTGCGCGTCCGTCATGGTCCGTGTGGCCGGTACTTTCTTCCAGTGGTGGTAGGTCCTCGCCGCGACCTGCACGCCCTGCTCACGCAGCACATGGCGGGCCGACTCGACAGCAAAGCCTTCTTTTTTCATCTGGTCGATGAAGGCGACGATCAACGGTTTCCGGGGTCGAGCTCCCCGGCGAAGAAAACCGTCTTGGGTTCAATCCGTCAACGCAACAGTGCTTCATACTGCTCAGCAGGGGTGCGGAATCCCAGAACCTTCCGGGGACGGTTGTTGAGCTTATCGGCCACCTGATCCAGGTCCGTCTGACTGAAGCCCTTCATCGATGTTTTCTTCGGGAAATACTGCCGCAGCAACCGGTTGGTATTTTCGTTTGTTCCGCGTTGCCAGGGTGAGTGAGGATCAGCGAAGCACACCGTCATCCCCGTGCCGGCGGTGACCTCCTTGTGGCCGGCCAGCTCCATTCCCCGGTCCCACGTCAACGAACGCTTCGCCTGATCCGGCAGCTGCCCCAGTTCCCGTATCAGACCAGCTGTCACCGACGCCGCATGTCTGGACTCGACGTGGACCACCCGTGTGAATCGGGTTGCCCGTTCGATCACCGTGGCGATCTGTGACTGCTGGGCGCCGATGACGAGATCTCCCTCCCAGTGGCCCACCTGGACGCGGGCTTCTGCCTCCTTCGGGCGCTTCGAGATCGACACTGCATCCTTGATCTGGGAGCGCCACTGCCCACTGGTGGTGTTGGAGCGTGCCTTCCTGATCGGCCGGCGGGAACGGAGATGTTTCTGCAGGTCTTTGGGCAGGACGCCTCTGGACTGGATGAACAGTGACTTGTAGATCGACTCGTGAGAGATCTGCATCCGAGAGGTGCACGCGTAGGTGATCTTGAGTCGTCCGGCGATC
This genomic window from Corynebacterium callunae DSM 20147 contains:
- a CDS encoding integrase core domain-containing protein; this translates as MRAASHTAVKFTENLALQGITPSIGSVGDAYDNALMESSNGLDKTECIGSRIFTAQNLESIVDVELATMAWVQWHNHHRLHSTLGMVPPAEYEESYWAREATIPGSPATAAHPI
- a CDS encoding IS3 family transposase, with amino-acid sequence MIVAFIDQMKKEGFAVESARHVLREQGVQVAARTYHHWKKVPATRTMTDAQILNALYELRDAPESLYGRRKMVAHLRRQGHARAHCTVGRLMRLAGMNGIFRRRTTVRTTIPGSGDRAPDLLNRNFTAEASNRVWVADFTYARTGSGWVYVAFIVDVYSQRIVGWHAQTSRGVELVRIPRYPALWERDRTQRPVVRGELTHHSDAGSKSHRGEIH
- a CDS encoding IS30 family transposase yields the protein MAKIGRPGLPQDQRQKVWDLWKTGSSISDISRDVGSPPGSIFSILLPRGGIYLPAQKHHPGTLTLAEREEISRGLSVGLSYRAIARLTGRSASTISREVTRNRGRTAYRAIDADDRSWRQARRPQRCKLAKNPVLRGYVAARLREDWSPEQIAGRLKITYACTSRMQISHESIYKSLFIQSRGVLPKDLQKHLRSRRPIRKARSNTTSGQWRSQIKDAVSISKRPKEAEARVQVGHWEGDLVIGAQQSQIATVIERATRFTRVVHVESRHAASVTAGLIRELGQLPDQAKRSLTWDRGMELAGHKEVTAGTGMTVCFADPHSPWQRGTNENTNRLLRQYFPKKTSMKGFSQTDLDQVADKLNNRPRKVLGFRTPAEQYEALLR